One segment of Rhodopirellula baltica SH 1 DNA contains the following:
- a CDS encoding prepilin-type N-terminal cleavage/methylation domain-containing protein, producing the protein MTHSSRADSHLRTRFASRAAFTLLELLLAMAVFAAIAAVVIPTAGALLSDRRLVRGTDQLAAEMTRLRVRAMRDGRVMVLRPTEASFVDASGASQSNAWIVSPLGSAADGTQAIDQSGSQSALLSGASQALNATAVTPVEADARIIQMPEGVTITTVLTSPVGGQSSAEAATLLINATESTTATVPNTNGEVVLTASSDFPPIYFYPTGQTSNARITLSHIEAGSGAVLLRGLTGDTSVEVSP; encoded by the coding sequence ATGACGCATTCGTCTCGCGCTGACAGCCATTTGCGCACTCGGTTCGCGTCGCGAGCCGCCTTCACCTTGTTGGAACTGTTGCTTGCGATGGCTGTGTTTGCCGCCATCGCGGCGGTGGTCATCCCAACCGCTGGTGCGTTGTTGTCGGATCGCAGATTGGTTCGCGGGACGGATCAATTGGCTGCCGAGATGACTCGGCTGCGTGTTCGAGCGATGCGAGACGGGCGAGTGATGGTGTTGCGTCCGACGGAGGCAAGCTTTGTCGACGCATCCGGCGCGAGTCAATCGAATGCTTGGATTGTTTCGCCGCTGGGTTCCGCCGCGGATGGGACTCAGGCAATCGATCAATCCGGTTCCCAGTCGGCATTGCTGTCGGGGGCTTCGCAGGCACTAAACGCTACCGCGGTGACACCGGTCGAAGCGGACGCGAGAATCATTCAGATGCCCGAAGGCGTGACGATCACCACCGTGCTGACTTCGCCGGTCGGCGGACAGAGCAGCGCGGAAGCGGCGACGTTGTTGATCAACGCGACCGAATCAACCACCGCGACGGTTCCTAATACGAATGGTGAAGTCGTGCTGACCGCTTCTTCGGATTTTCCGCCCATCTACTTCTATCCGACTGGGCAGACAAGCAACGCGAGAATCACGCTCAGTCATATCGAGGCTGGATCGGGCGCTGTGTTGCTGCGTGGATTAACCGGGGATACCAGCGTCGAGGTGTCACCTTGA
- a CDS encoding type II secretion system protein GspG — MMLTDHHCVAHRARRQTATMTSPRSRRSTAARAGFTLLELLLVLSILVVIGGIVLVNITGAQAEANANATTTQLNSLKSNIQMYQIRMNSLPETLEQLRDGPSDSAKKAKWVAPIITEIPLDAWGNALTYSVNGNTFEIRSGGIDGQVNTDDDIIVSG; from the coding sequence ATGATGCTCACTGATCACCACTGTGTGGCTCACCGAGCCCGTCGCCAAACCGCGACAATGACTTCCCCTCGCTCTCGTCGCAGCACCGCTGCTCGTGCCGGCTTCACGTTGCTGGAACTGTTGTTGGTGCTTTCGATCTTGGTCGTGATCGGCGGGATCGTGTTGGTCAACATCACCGGTGCCCAAGCCGAGGCGAATGCCAACGCGACGACAACCCAGCTCAATTCGCTCAAGAGCAACATCCAGATGTATCAGATCCGGATGAACTCGTTGCCGGAAACGTTGGAGCAACTCCGCGATGGACCAAGCGACTCGGCAAAGAAAGCCAAGTGGGTTGCTCCGATCATCACGGAAATCCCTCTGGATGCCTGGGGCAACGCATTGACCTACAGCGTGAATGGAAACACGTTCGAGATTCGCAGCGGCGGAATCGACGGTCAAGTCAACACGGATGATGACATCATCGTGTCAGGCTGA
- a CDS encoding type II secretion system protein, translating to MISGLPRRSSDTFRCGFSLLEMMLSLAILGVSLGILAQIAGTGTDAAREARDLSQARLIASSKMSELLVSASTGMTPAASPAMPVEAMDTDATTAFQVQIDVVPAPMEGMLAVRVSVEALDPDGGPALATYSLTRWMIDPLMGLKEMAEEEAALREEEASAESASIQ from the coding sequence ATGATCAGCGGTTTGCCGCGTCGGTCGAGTGACACGTTCAGATGCGGATTTTCGCTACTTGAGATGATGTTGTCACTTGCCATCTTGGGCGTTTCTCTCGGCATCCTCGCCCAGATCGCTGGGACGGGAACGGACGCGGCACGGGAAGCTCGCGATCTCAGTCAGGCTCGGTTGATCGCGTCCAGCAAGATGTCGGAATTGCTCGTTTCGGCTTCCACCGGAATGACGCCCGCGGCATCTCCGGCGATGCCAGTGGAGGCGATGGACACCGACGCGACAACAGCATTTCAGGTGCAGATCGACGTTGTGCCGGCTCCGATGGAAGGCATGTTGGCCGTTCGAGTGAGTGTGGAAGCTTTGGATCCCGATGGCGGTCCGGCACTCGCCACTTATTCACTGACTCGATGGATGATCGATCCGTTGATGGGATTGAAAGAAATGGCTGAAGAAGAAGCCGCTTTGCGAGAGGAGGAAGCCAGTGCTGAATCTGCATCGATCCAATAG
- a CDS encoding prepilin-type N-terminal cleavage/methylation domain-containing protein has product MISRAGFTLLEMLLTLALSVVLMGLISGAINFYAREMDNAEQQFREAQLASALLQLIEDDLRMTLVTRPVSTDALSDVLSAAAAPLESLGLTGGDASGGEADDALPPDDPDTLNGDPTLESDMGITSGVVLQSPGLIGNETQLQIDVSHLPSLEQTAIDPDLAISSGVDLLDRPSDIKTVTYFVQVAGSFGIQDEMQKLAATDANATANVSSTGGGLVRRQLDRAISMQALLTGGSSRLDQTGEVIAPEVVAIAFEYYDGVNWLPQYSTDETGYLPLAVRVRLQLAPPASPGAAFGETASSTTIGLTEGRVFTHVIRLPMSFPEDGEALLEEQEAASTAEAPDVVAE; this is encoded by the coding sequence GTGATTTCACGAGCCGGTTTTACTTTGCTGGAAATGCTTTTGACGCTCGCGCTCAGCGTTGTGTTGATGGGGCTGATCAGCGGTGCGATCAATTTCTACGCTCGTGAAATGGACAATGCGGAGCAACAGTTTCGCGAAGCTCAACTCGCGTCAGCTTTATTGCAGCTGATCGAAGATGATTTGCGGATGACGCTGGTCACTCGCCCAGTGTCCACCGACGCTTTGTCGGATGTGTTGTCCGCGGCGGCGGCTCCGTTGGAAAGTCTTGGCCTTACCGGCGGTGACGCTTCCGGAGGCGAAGCGGATGACGCATTGCCACCGGATGATCCCGATACGCTCAATGGCGATCCGACTTTGGAATCGGACATGGGGATAACGTCCGGAGTCGTTTTGCAGTCGCCTGGTTTGATCGGCAATGAAACTCAGTTGCAGATTGATGTCAGCCACTTACCCAGTTTGGAACAAACTGCCATCGATCCTGATTTGGCGATCAGCTCCGGCGTTGATCTTTTGGACCGACCCAGCGACATCAAAACGGTCACTTATTTTGTTCAGGTCGCGGGCTCGTTTGGAATTCAAGACGAGATGCAAAAGTTGGCTGCGACGGATGCGAACGCAACCGCGAACGTGTCTTCCACCGGCGGTGGTTTGGTTCGGCGGCAATTGGATCGAGCCATCAGCATGCAGGCGTTGTTGACCGGTGGATCGTCCCGTTTGGATCAGACCGGTGAAGTGATCGCTCCTGAAGTTGTCGCGATCGCATTTGAATACTACGACGGTGTGAATTGGTTGCCGCAGTACAGCACTGACGAAACCGGGTATTTGCCGTTGGCGGTTCGTGTTCGTTTGCAATTGGCCCCTCCCGCGTCGCCGGGTGCGGCGTTCGGCGAGACTGCGAGTTCCACCACGATTGGTTTAACCGAAGGGCGTGTGTTCACTCACGTCATTCGTCTTCCCATGTCGTTCCCAGAGGACGGCGAAGCATTGCTTGAAGAGCAAGAAGCTGCCAGCACCGCGGAGGCACCTGATGTCGTCGCAGAATAA